One genomic segment of Pseudomonas chlororaphis subsp. aurantiaca includes these proteins:
- the miaA gene encoding tRNA (adenosine(37)-N6)-dimethylallyltransferase MiaA: MSQLPPAIFLMGPTAAGKTDLAIELTKVLPCELISVDSALVYRGMDIGTAKPSKEILAEFPHRLIDILDPAESYSAADFRTDALAAMADITARGKIPLLVGGTMLYYKALLEGLADMPPADPQVRAELEEEAARLGWQALHDQLAAIDPESAARIHPNDPQRLTRALEVYRVSGLSMTAHRLRQSAQSTEAAASGRGQLPYTVANLAIAPANRQVLHERIAQRFTIMLEQGFVDEVVALRSRSDLHAGLPSIRAVGYRQVWDHLDGKLSFAEMQERGIIATRQLAKRQFTWLRSWADLHWLDSLDCDNLPRALKYLGTVSILS, from the coding sequence ATGAGCCAGCTTCCTCCAGCGATCTTCCTGATGGGCCCGACTGCCGCTGGCAAGACCGACCTGGCCATCGAACTCACCAAGGTTCTGCCTTGCGAGCTGATCAGTGTCGATTCGGCACTGGTCTACCGCGGCATGGACATAGGCACAGCCAAGCCGTCCAAGGAAATCCTGGCCGAGTTTCCGCACCGCCTGATCGATATCCTCGACCCGGCCGAGAGCTATTCGGCAGCGGATTTCCGTACCGATGCGCTGGCGGCCATGGCCGATATCACCGCGCGCGGCAAGATTCCACTGCTGGTGGGCGGCACGATGCTCTATTACAAGGCTTTGCTCGAAGGCCTGGCGGACATGCCGCCGGCCGACCCGCAGGTCCGCGCCGAGCTTGAAGAAGAGGCCGCACGCCTTGGCTGGCAGGCCCTGCACGACCAACTGGCGGCCATCGACCCCGAGTCGGCGGCGCGGATTCACCCTAATGATCCCCAGCGCCTGACCCGGGCGCTGGAAGTCTATCGGGTCAGCGGCCTGAGCATGACCGCCCACAGGCTGCGACAATCTGCGCAAAGTACTGAAGCAGCCGCTTCGGGACGGGGACAATTGCCCTATACTGTCGCGAACTTGGCCATTGCCCCGGCAAACCGTCAGGTACTGCATGAGCGCATTGCACAAAGATTCACAATTATGTTGGAACAGGGATTCGTCGACGAGGTCGTAGCTCTGCGTTCTAGAAGTGACCTGCATGCAGGGTTGCCGTCTATACGTGCTGTAGGCTACCGACAGGTCTGGGATCATCTGGATGGCAAGCTGTCATTCGCCGAGATGCAGGAGCGCGGCATCATTGCCACGCGCCAATTGGCGAAGCGCCAGTTCACCTGGTTGCGCAGCTGGGCTGATTTACACTGGCTGGACAGCCTTGATTGCGACAATCTGCCACGCGCCTTGAAATACCTGGGAACGGTCTCCATATTGAGCTGA
- the hfq gene encoding RNA chaperone Hfq, whose amino-acid sequence MSKGHSLQDPYLNTLRKEKVGVSIYLVNGIKLQGTIESFDQFVILLKNTVSQMVYKHAISTVVPVRPIRLPSASESEQGDAEPGNA is encoded by the coding sequence ATGTCAAAAGGGCATTCGCTACAAGACCCTTACTTGAATACTTTACGTAAAGAGAAAGTTGGGGTTTCCATCTATCTGGTCAACGGGATCAAGCTGCAAGGTACGATCGAGTCTTTCGACCAGTTCGTTATCCTGCTGAAGAACACCGTCAGCCAAATGGTTTACAAGCACGCTATCTCGACAGTGGTACCGGTTCGTCCAATTCGCCTGCCTAGCGCATCCGAATCCGAACAGGGTGACGCTGAGCCAGGTAACGCCTGA
- the hflX gene encoding ribosome rescue GTPase HflX, translating to MFFERHGGGERAILVHLDGQDPEAREDPQEFQELAISAGAETVAFVNVPRHRPTAKYLVGSGKVEELRDLVKAEQVDLVIFNHILTPSQERNLERAFECRVIDRTGLILDIFAQRARTHEGKLQVELAQLEYMSTRLVRGWTHLERQKGGIGLRGPGETQLETDRRLLRVRLRQIKARLEKVRSQREQARRGRKRADIPSVSLVGYTNAGKSTLFNSVTESDVFAANQLFATLDPTLRRLELDDLGPVVLADTVGFIRHLPHKLVEAFRATLEESSNSDLLLHVIDAHEPERMAQIEQVMVVLGEIGAQDLPILEVYNKLDLLEGVDPQIQRDADGKPQRVWLSAREGQGLDLLKQAIAELLGEDLFVGTLRLPQRFARLRAQFFELGAVQKEDHDEEGVSLLAVRLPRVELNRLVSREGMQPLEFIEQHTLQ from the coding sequence TTGTTCTTTGAGCGCCACGGTGGTGGTGAGCGTGCAATTCTCGTTCACTTGGATGGTCAGGACCCTGAGGCGCGCGAAGATCCGCAGGAGTTTCAGGAGTTGGCAATATCGGCCGGCGCCGAGACCGTCGCGTTTGTTAACGTGCCGCGTCATCGGCCAACCGCCAAGTACCTGGTTGGCAGCGGCAAGGTCGAAGAATTACGCGACCTGGTCAAAGCCGAACAGGTCGATCTGGTGATTTTCAATCACATCCTCACACCCAGTCAGGAACGTAACCTCGAACGTGCTTTCGAGTGTCGCGTGATTGACCGCACGGGTCTGATTCTCGATATTTTCGCCCAGCGCGCCCGCACTCACGAAGGCAAGCTCCAGGTAGAACTGGCCCAGCTTGAGTATATGAGTACGCGTCTGGTTCGTGGCTGGACTCACCTTGAGCGGCAGAAAGGCGGTATCGGCCTGCGTGGCCCGGGTGAAACCCAGCTCGAGACCGACCGGCGTCTTCTGCGGGTTCGCCTGCGGCAGATCAAGGCCCGGCTGGAGAAGGTCCGCAGTCAGCGCGAGCAGGCCCGTCGTGGGCGCAAGCGTGCCGATATTCCTTCGGTATCGTTGGTGGGCTACACCAACGCCGGCAAATCCACCTTGTTCAACTCCGTGACCGAGTCCGATGTATTCGCGGCCAACCAACTGTTCGCCACCCTCGATCCGACCTTGCGCCGGCTCGAGCTGGACGATCTTGGTCCGGTCGTCTTGGCCGACACCGTGGGGTTCATTCGTCATCTGCCGCACAAACTGGTCGAGGCGTTTCGGGCTACGCTCGAAGAGTCGAGCAACTCCGACCTGCTGTTGCATGTGATCGATGCCCATGAGCCCGAGCGCATGGCCCAGATCGAACAGGTCATGGTGGTGCTCGGCGAGATTGGGGCCCAGGACTTGCCGATACTGGAGGTCTATAACAAACTCGATTTGCTCGAGGGGGTAGATCCGCAGATCCAGCGCGATGCCGATGGCAAGCCGCAGCGGGTCTGGCTGTCGGCCCGTGAGGGGCAAGGGCTGGACCTGCTCAAACAGGCCATTGCCGAGCTGCTCGGCGAGGATTTGTTCGTAGGCACCTTGCGCTTGCCGCAGCGTTTTGCTCGACTGCGAGCGCAGTTCTTCGAGTTGGGCGCAGTGCAGAAAGAAGATCACGACGAGGAAGGTGTCAGCCTGCTGGCTGTCCGCTTGCCGCGAGTCGAGCTGAATCGACTGGTAAGCCGCGAAGGCATGCAACCGCTGGAGTTCATCGAGCAACACACTTTGCAATAA
- the hflK gene encoding FtsH protease activity modulator HflK — MAWNEPGGNSNNQDPWGGKRRNNGDRKGPPDLDEAFRKLQESLNGLFGGGKKRGDDGGSSGKGGGLGLLGIGLVVLAAVWLYSAVYVVDEQEQAVVLRFGKYYETVGPGLNIYFPPIDRKYMENVTRERAYTKQGQMLTEDENIVEVPLTVQYKISNLQDFVLNVDQPEISLQHATDSALRHVVGSTAMDQVLTEGRELMASEIKERLQRFLDTYRTGITVTQVNVQSAAAPREVQEAFDDVIRAREDEQRSRNQAETYANGVVPEARGQAQRIIEDANGYRDEVVSRAKGEADRFTKLVAEYRKAPEVTRQRLYLDTMQEVFSNTSKVLVTGNKNGQSNLLYLPLDKMVESGRSTSAPVTGAAASSNEANARAAADLQQQQARTRESR; from the coding sequence ATGGCTTGGAATGAGCCGGGTGGCAACTCGAATAATCAGGATCCTTGGGGTGGTAAGCGCCGCAACAATGGCGACCGCAAGGGGCCACCGGATCTCGACGAGGCCTTCCGCAAGCTGCAGGAAAGCCTGAATGGGTTGTTCGGTGGTGGTAAGAAACGTGGTGACGATGGTGGCAGTTCCGGTAAGGGCGGCGGTCTCGGCCTGCTCGGTATCGGTCTGGTCGTGCTGGCGGCTGTGTGGCTGTATAGCGCGGTGTATGTCGTGGACGAGCAGGAGCAGGCCGTGGTGCTGCGCTTCGGCAAGTACTACGAGACCGTCGGCCCGGGCCTGAACATCTACTTCCCGCCGATCGATCGCAAGTACATGGAAAACGTCACGCGCGAGCGTGCCTATACCAAGCAGGGTCAAATGCTGACTGAAGACGAAAACATCGTCGAAGTGCCGCTGACCGTGCAGTACAAGATCAGCAACCTGCAGGACTTCGTGCTGAACGTCGATCAGCCGGAAATCAGCCTGCAGCACGCCACCGACAGTGCCCTGCGCCACGTAGTGGGTTCCACCGCGATGGACCAGGTGCTGACCGAAGGCCGTGAATTGATGGCCAGCGAGATCAAGGAGCGTCTGCAACGTTTCCTCGACACCTATCGCACCGGTATCACCGTTACCCAGGTGAACGTACAGAGCGCAGCGGCACCGCGTGAAGTGCAGGAAGCCTTCGATGACGTGATCCGCGCTCGTGAAGACGAGCAGCGTTCGCGCAACCAGGCTGAAACCTATGCCAACGGTGTCGTGCCGGAAGCCCGTGGTCAGGCCCAGCGCATCATCGAGGATGCCAATGGTTATCGCGATGAAGTGGTTTCCCGCGCCAAGGGTGAGGCCGATCGCTTCACCAAGCTGGTGGCCGAGTACCGCAAGGCGCCTGAAGTCACCCGTCAGCGCCTGTACCTGGATACCATGCAGGAAGTCTTCAGCAATACCAGCAAGGTTCTCGTGACCGGCAACAAGAACGGCCAGAGCAATCTGCTGTACCTGCCGCTGGATAAAATGGTCGAGAGTGGCCGCAGCACCAGTGCTCCGGTGACTGGCGCAGCAGCCAGCAGCAACGAAGCGAATGCGCGTGCGGCAGCTGATCTGCAGCAACAGCAAGCGCGTACCAGGGAGAGTCGCTGA
- the hflC gene encoding protease modulator HflC has product MSNKSLIALIVGVVVAIAAWNCFYIVAQTERAVLLQFGRVVQADVQPGLHVKVPYVNQVRKFDARLMTLDAPTQRFLTLEKKAVMVDAYAKWRVKDAERFYTATSGLKQIADERLSRRLESGLRDQFGKRTLHEVVSGERDALMADITASLNKMAEKELGIEVVDVRVKTIDLPKEVNRSVFERMSTEREREAREHRAKGNELAEGIRADADRQRRVLLAEAYRESEEIRGDGDAKAAAIYSKAYGQDQEFYGFYRSLRAYRESFANKSDVMVLDPSSDFFRYLEKAKP; this is encoded by the coding sequence ATGAGCAATAAATCGCTGATCGCCCTTATCGTCGGCGTCGTCGTGGCGATCGCTGCCTGGAACTGCTTCTACATCGTCGCTCAGACCGAGCGCGCGGTGTTGCTGCAGTTCGGTCGTGTGGTCCAGGCTGACGTTCAGCCGGGCCTGCATGTGAAAGTGCCCTATGTGAACCAGGTGCGTAAGTTCGACGCTCGCCTGATGACCCTGGATGCACCGACCCAGCGTTTCCTGACGCTGGAAAAGAAAGCCGTGATGGTCGATGCCTATGCCAAATGGCGCGTGAAGGATGCGGAGCGTTTCTACACCGCGACTTCCGGCCTCAAGCAGATCGCCGACGAGCGTCTTTCCCGTCGTCTGGAGTCGGGCCTGCGTGACCAGTTCGGTAAGCGCACCCTGCACGAAGTGGTGTCCGGTGAGCGTGATGCGCTGATGGCGGATATCACGGCTTCGCTCAACAAGATGGCCGAGAAAGAGCTGGGCATCGAAGTGGTCGATGTCCGGGTCAAGACCATCGACTTGCCGAAGGAGGTGAACCGCAGCGTCTTCGAGCGCATGAGCACCGAGCGTGAGCGTGAAGCTCGTGAACACCGCGCCAAGGGTAACGAGCTGGCGGAAGGTATTCGTGCCGACGCCGATCGTCAGCGCCGCGTACTGCTGGCCGAGGCCTATCGTGAGTCGGAAGAGATTCGCGGTGACGGCGATGCCAAGGCCGCAGCCATTTACTCCAAGGCCTACGGTCAGGACCAGGAGTTCTACGGTTTCTACCGTAGCCTGCGTGCCTATCGCGAAAGCTTCGCGAACAAATCCGACGTCATGGTCCTGGATCCAAGCAGCGACTTTTTCCGTTATCTGGAAAAGGCCAAGCCTTGA
- a CDS encoding ATP phosphoribosyltransferase regulatory subunit translates to MATVDRWLLPDGIEEVLPPEAARIEVARRQVLDLFQSWGYEFVVTPHIEYLESLLTGAGQDLDLRTFKVIDPQSGRQMGFRADITPQVARIDAHTLRREGPSRLCYAGSVLHAQPRALSSSRSPIQLGAELYGDASPSSDVEVISLMLAMLQLADVPDVHMDLGHVGIYRGLARAAGLSGEVEQQLFDALQRKAIDEVITLTEGLPADLSGMLRALVDLCGGREVLSAARERLANAPAPVLAALDDLLAIAERLSVRFPELPLYFDLGELRGYHYHTGVVFAVFVPGVGQSIAQGGRYDDIGADFGRARPATGFSTDLKTLVTLGRAEIELPSGGIWMPDSTDAALWQQVCQLRSEGQRVVQALPGQPLAAAREADCDRQLIQQNGLWQVLPLAS, encoded by the coding sequence ATGGCAACGGTAGACCGCTGGCTGCTGCCAGATGGCATCGAAGAAGTACTGCCACCTGAGGCGGCGCGCATTGAAGTTGCGCGTCGTCAGGTGTTGGATCTGTTCCAGAGTTGGGGTTACGAGTTCGTCGTGACCCCTCATATCGAGTATCTGGAATCCTTGCTGACCGGCGCGGGCCAGGACCTCGACCTGCGTACCTTCAAGGTCATCGACCCGCAATCGGGTCGGCAGATGGGTTTCCGCGCCGACATTACGCCGCAGGTGGCCCGTATCGATGCGCATACCCTGCGTCGCGAAGGCCCGAGCCGCCTGTGCTATGCCGGTAGCGTGCTGCATGCGCAGCCGCGTGCCTTGTCGTCCTCGCGCAGCCCGATTCAATTGGGCGCCGAGTTGTATGGCGATGCGAGCCCGAGCAGCGATGTTGAAGTCATCAGCCTGATGCTGGCGATGCTGCAGCTGGCCGATGTGCCGGATGTGCACATGGACCTGGGGCATGTCGGTATCTACCGTGGCCTGGCCCGCGCGGCCGGCCTCTCCGGCGAAGTGGAACAGCAACTGTTCGATGCCCTGCAACGCAAGGCCATCGACGAGGTCATTACCTTGACCGAAGGCCTGCCGGCCGATCTGTCCGGCATGCTGCGGGCGCTGGTCGACCTGTGCGGCGGCCGTGAAGTGCTGTCTGCGGCCCGCGAGCGTCTGGCCAATGCACCGGCGCCAGTGCTGGCGGCGCTGGACGACCTGCTGGCGATTGCCGAGCGTCTTTCCGTGCGTTTCCCTGAATTGCCGCTGTACTTCGATCTGGGCGAACTGCGTGGCTACCACTACCACACCGGTGTGGTGTTCGCGGTGTTCGTGCCGGGCGTTGGCCAGTCCATTGCCCAGGGCGGTCGTTACGACGACATCGGCGCCGACTTCGGTCGCGCCCGTCCGGCAACCGGTTTCTCTACCGATTTGAAAACCCTGGTGACCCTGGGGCGTGCTGAGATCGAGCTACCGTCTGGCGGTATCTGGATGCCGGACAGTACGGATGCAGCCCTCTGGCAGCAGGTTTGCCAGTTGCGCAGTGAGGGTCAGCGCGTGGTTCAGGCCTTGCCTGGACAACCATTGGCCGCCGCCCGTGAAGCGGACTGCGACCGGCAATTGATTCAGCAGAACGGGCTTTGGCAAGTATTGCCGCTGGCTTCTTGA